One Streptomyces sp. B21-105 genomic region harbors:
- a CDS encoding class I adenylate-forming enzyme family protein translates to MTRTFGAHLAVSAVEAGSRTALVFQDRSWTYAELDLAVRRAVARLDKYGVRRGDRVVMQGAARPEALITLFAVTRMGAVLVPLHPQVTGGELAVVCEETRPVAVVADEGFPAGTGLRLAWEDLHPAGDEGPEAPEPDAPADSDVAVIAFTSGTSGRPKGVALTHDNLYWSMVNGLARLPFGETDTTLVSTPLAHVAVLGGLPQYTWARRGTVILAPRFDPDLFVDLVRDHRVTCAFAVPAMSALLARHPRFGSRDLDTLRWILSGGSPAQTATREQFRARGIGVVNSYGLTETAAGVTYSAPDEPATCTGPPVPQAELRVVDATGTPAPAGTPGEIWVRGPSVASVYWTAAGPVPVTDGEGWFHSGDRGVFDEDGRLSVVGRLKDIIITGGENVDPAEVENALADLPGVVEVAVSGAPDPLWGEVVTAFLVAESGNPTLDDVRGHLDGRLARHKWPRRLCVVPALPRGATGKLQRARLMTLLDG, encoded by the coding sequence ATGACGCGTACATTTGGTGCTCATCTGGCCGTCAGCGCGGTCGAGGCCGGTTCCCGGACCGCCCTCGTCTTCCAGGACCGCTCGTGGACCTACGCCGAGCTGGACCTGGCGGTGCGGCGGGCCGTCGCCCGCCTCGACAAGTACGGGGTACGCAGGGGCGACCGGGTGGTGATGCAGGGGGCGGCCCGGCCCGAGGCCCTGATCACGCTGTTCGCGGTGACCCGGATGGGGGCGGTGCTCGTCCCCCTGCACCCGCAGGTGACCGGCGGCGAGCTCGCGGTCGTGTGCGAGGAGACCCGGCCGGTGGCGGTGGTCGCCGACGAGGGCTTCCCTGCGGGCACGGGCCTGAGGCTGGCCTGGGAGGATCTGCACCCCGCGGGGGACGAGGGGCCCGAGGCTCCCGAACCGGACGCCCCGGCCGACTCCGACGTCGCGGTCATAGCGTTCACGTCCGGCACTTCCGGCCGGCCCAAGGGCGTGGCGCTGACCCACGACAACCTGTACTGGAGCATGGTCAACGGGCTGGCACGGCTGCCCTTCGGGGAGACCGACACCACGCTCGTGTCCACCCCGCTGGCCCATGTCGCGGTCCTGGGCGGGCTCCCGCAGTACACCTGGGCCCGGCGCGGGACGGTGATCCTGGCCCCGCGCTTCGACCCGGACCTGTTCGTCGACCTGGTCCGCGACCACCGGGTCACCTGCGCCTTCGCGGTACCGGCCATGTCCGCGCTGCTGGCCCGCCACCCCCGGTTCGGCAGCCGTGACCTCGACACCCTGCGCTGGATCCTGTCCGGCGGATCACCGGCCCAGACCGCCACCCGCGAGCAGTTCCGGGCCCGCGGGATCGGTGTGGTCAACTCCTACGGCCTGACGGAGACCGCGGCCGGGGTGACGTACTCGGCGCCCGACGAACCGGCGACCTGCACGGGACCACCCGTCCCGCAGGCTGAATTGAGGGTCGTGGACGCGACCGGGACGCCCGCACCGGCCGGCACGCCCGGCGAGATCTGGGTGCGCGGCCCCTCGGTTGCCTCCGTGTACTGGACCGCCGCCGGGCCGGTGCCGGTGACCGACGGCGAAGGCTGGTTCCACTCCGGGGACCGCGGGGTGTTCGACGAGGACGGCCGGCTGTCGGTCGTCGGACGGCTGAAGGACATCATCATCACCGGCGGGGAGAACGTCGATCCCGCCGAGGTCGAGAACGCCCTCGCCGACCTTCCCGGCGTCGTCGAGGTCGCCGTGTCCGGGGCGCCGGACCCCCTCTGGGGCGAGGTCGTGACCGCCTTCCTCGTCGCCGAGTCCGGCAACCCGACCCTGGACGACGTCCGAGGTCACCTCGACGGCCGGCTCGCCCGGCACAAGTGGCCGCGCCGCCTGTGCGTGGTGCCCGCCCTGCCCCGCGGGGCCACCGGAAAGCTGCAGCGCGCACGGCTGATGACGCTGCTGGACGGCTGA